The genomic window CAAAACCCTACTGACCGACCAGCTCGACAAACTCAACCGCGCCGCCGAAAACGGCGAAACGCCCGACTTCGCCAGCCTCACCGACGGCCTTGCCGCCGAGCGCGAACAAGGCATCACCATCGATGTCGCCTACCGCTATTTCGCCACGCCCAAGCGCAAATTCATCATCGCCGACACGCCCGGACACGAACAATACACCCGCAACATGGTAACGGGTGCATCGACCGCCGACGCCGCCATCGTCCTGATAGACGCAACGCGCGTCGATTTTTCCGGCGGCGAACCCGTCCTCCTGCCACAGACCAAACGCCACAGCGCGATTCTGAAACTCTTGGGTTGCCCCAACATCATCGTCGCCGTCAACAAACTCGACCTGCTCGACTTCGACGAAACCAAATATCAGACCATTACCGCAGCCTACCGCAAGCTGGCGGAACAAATCGGCCTCCAAGCCCAAATCCACTTCCTGCCCATCAGCGCGTTAAAAGGCGACGACATCGTTAACGCCAGCAGCCAAACCCCGTGGTATCAAGGTTTGCCACTTTTACCCCTGCTCGAAAGCCTGCCCGTCAACCGCCAAAACGCCGCCGACCAAGCCGCCCATTTCCCCGTGCAACGCGTCGCACGGCAAGACGGCAGCAGCAGCGACGACTTCCG from Neisseria sp. DTU_2020_1000833_1_SI_GRL_NUU_006 includes these protein-coding regions:
- a CDS encoding GTP-binding protein, with the translated sequence MTATTAPLLRFITAGSVDDGKSTLIGRLLYDSKTLLTDQLDKLNRAAENGETPDFASLTDGLAAEREQGITIDVAYRYFATPKRKFIIADTPGHEQYTRNMVTGASTADAAIVLIDATRVDFSGGEPVLLPQTKRHSAILKLLGCPNIIVAVNKLDLLDFDETKYQTITAAYRKLAEQIGLQAQIHFLPISALKGDDIVNASSQTPWYQGLPLLPLLESLPVNRQNAADQAAHFPVQRVARQDGSSSDDFRGYQGRLEAGRLKTGDEVKILPSGHTAKIAEIYNPNGKTESAEAGEVLTVTLDTDLDISRGNSIAAADSPVAPEQQFQAALCWFDDIPLNLRRKYLLKHTTQTTPVKISAISYVWDVNTLSRVESADTLKLNDIGSVSLKTQQPIAAAPYEENHALGAFILIDEATNHTVAAGMIRKADQTDSFEI